One window from the genome of Streptomyces sp. NBC_00287 encodes:
- a CDS encoding CaiB/BaiF CoA transferase family protein — MSQTPLHGLRVLDLATLFAGPLAATTLGDFGAEVIKVEHPTKPDPSRGHGPAKDGIGLWWKHLGRNKRTITLNLSTPGGRTTLLRLAATADVIIENFRPGTLEKWDLGWPELSAANPRLVLTRVTGFGQFGPYAHRPGFGTLAEAMSGFAALTGEPDAPPTLPPFGLADSIAGLATAYAVLTALAARERTGEGQVVDLALIEPMLSVLGPQPTWYDQLGYVQQRTGNRSANNAPRNTYRTADGSWVAVSTSAQSVAERVMRLVGRPDLIDEPWFATGADRARHADVLDRAVGDWIAERTRDEVIAAFEKAEAAVAPIQDVREVMTDPQYQALDTITTVDDPDLGPLRMQNVLFRLSDTPGAIRWTGRPHGADTDEVLTELGLTPAEVAALRTEGAV; from the coding sequence CCTCGCCACCCTCTTCGCCGGACCCCTCGCCGCCACGACGCTCGGCGACTTCGGCGCGGAGGTCATCAAGGTCGAGCACCCCACCAAGCCCGACCCGTCCCGCGGCCACGGCCCCGCCAAGGACGGCATCGGCCTGTGGTGGAAACACCTGGGCCGCAACAAACGCACGATCACCCTGAATCTCTCCACCCCCGGTGGCCGCACCACCCTCCTCCGCCTCGCCGCCACAGCCGACGTCATCATCGAGAACTTCCGCCCCGGCACCCTGGAGAAATGGGACCTCGGCTGGCCCGAGCTGTCGGCGGCCAACCCCCGTCTGGTCCTCACCCGCGTCACCGGCTTCGGCCAGTTCGGCCCGTATGCGCACCGCCCCGGCTTCGGCACCCTCGCCGAGGCGATGAGCGGCTTCGCCGCGCTCACCGGCGAACCGGACGCGCCCCCGACGCTCCCGCCGTTCGGCCTCGCCGACTCGATCGCGGGCCTGGCGACGGCGTACGCCGTGCTCACCGCCCTCGCCGCCCGCGAGCGCACCGGCGAGGGCCAGGTCGTCGACCTCGCCCTCATCGAGCCGATGCTGTCGGTCCTCGGCCCCCAGCCCACCTGGTACGACCAGCTCGGCTACGTCCAGCAGCGCACCGGCAACCGCTCCGCGAACAACGCCCCGCGCAACACCTACCGCACCGCGGACGGCAGTTGGGTCGCCGTCTCCACCTCGGCCCAGTCGGTGGCGGAACGTGTGATGCGCCTGGTGGGGCGGCCCGATCTCATCGACGAACCCTGGTTCGCGACCGGCGCCGACCGGGCCCGTCACGCCGACGTCCTCGACCGGGCGGTCGGCGACTGGATCGCCGAACGCACCCGGGACGAGGTGATCGCGGCCTTCGAGAAGGCGGAAGCGGCGGTCGCCCCCATCCAGGACGTACGGGAGGTGATGACGGACCCGCAGTACCAGGCCCTCGACACCATCACCACGGTCGACGACCCCGACCTCGGCCCCCTGCGCATGCAGAACGTCCTCTTCCGCCTCTCCGACACCCCCGGCGCGATCCGCTGGACCGGCCGCCCGCACGGCGCCGACACGGACGAGGTCCTCACCGAACTGGGCCTGACCCCGGCGGAGGTAGCGGCCCTGCGTACGGAGGGCGCCGTATGA
- a CDS encoding HpcH/HpaI aldolase/citrate lyase family protein, producing MTTPLTWLYVPGDRPHIVAKALLSGADVVVIDLEDAVAPDRKDYARAATAELLSDPQPLPVHVRVNALNGPQAAADLKALTHLPGVSALRLPKVTSPDQIRRVARSAPHPLYALLESALGIENAYAIAQADPALHGIALGEADLKADLGVRDDMALNWSRSRVIVAARAAALPPPPQSVHPDIRDLEGLAATCAHGRALGFLGRAAIHPRQLPVIERAYLPTEEELEQAETIIKAATTQKGALALPDGQFIDAAVVAAAQRTLSIAARRS from the coding sequence ATGACGACGCCCCTGACCTGGCTGTACGTCCCCGGCGACCGCCCGCACATCGTGGCCAAGGCCCTGCTGTCCGGCGCCGACGTGGTGGTGATCGACCTGGAGGACGCGGTGGCCCCCGACCGCAAGGACTACGCCCGAGCCGCCACGGCCGAACTCCTCTCCGACCCGCAACCACTCCCGGTCCACGTCAGAGTGAACGCCCTGAACGGCCCCCAGGCAGCAGCGGACCTCAAAGCTCTGACCCACCTCCCCGGCGTATCGGCCCTGCGCCTCCCCAAGGTCACGTCCCCCGACCAGATCCGCCGGGTGGCGCGGTCGGCTCCCCACCCCCTGTACGCCCTGCTGGAATCAGCCCTGGGCATCGAGAACGCCTACGCCATCGCCCAGGCCGACCCCGCCCTCCACGGCATCGCCCTGGGCGAGGCGGACTTGAAAGCCGACCTGGGTGTACGGGACGACATGGCCCTGAACTGGTCCCGCTCCCGAGTGATCGTCGCGGCAAGAGCGGCGGCCCTCCCGCCCCCACCCCAGTCGGTCCACCCGGACATCCGGGACCTGGAGGGCCTGGCAGCGACCTGCGCCCACGGCCGCGCTCTGGGCTTCCTGGGCCGGGCGGCCATCCATCCCCGCCAACTCCCGGTCATCGAGAGGGCCTACCTCCCCACAGAGGAGGAACTGGAGCAAGCCGAAACCATCATCAAGGCGGCGACAACCCAAAAGGGAGCCCTGGCCCTCCCGGACGGCCAGTTCATCGACGCAGCCGTGGTGGCGGCAGCGCAGCGCACCCTGTCCATCGCGGCCCGCCGCAGCTGA
- the lgt gene encoding prolipoprotein diacylglyceryl transferase — MELAYIPSPSRGVIHLGPIPLRGYAFCIIIGVFVAVWLGNRRWIARGGRAGTVADIAVWAVPFGLVGGRLYHVITDYQLYFSEGRDWVDAFKIWEGGLGIWGAIAFGGLGAWIGCRRRGIPMPAYADAVAPGIALAQAIGRWGNWFNQELYGKATDLPWAVEITSSSDGRVPGTYHPTFLYESLWCIGVALLVIWADRRFTLGHGRAFALYVAAYCVGRFWIEYMRVDEAHEILGLRLNNWTALLVFLLAVLYFVLSAKKRPGREAVVEPGAVDSSASADADEESSEEKAEAESSDAESESSSDVKDDATDGAGSAKKS, encoded by the coding sequence ATGGAACTTGCCTACATTCCCAGCCCGTCGCGCGGAGTGATCCACCTCGGCCCCATTCCGCTGCGAGGCTACGCGTTCTGCATCATCATCGGCGTCTTCGTCGCCGTCTGGCTCGGCAACAGGCGCTGGATCGCCCGCGGCGGCCGGGCCGGCACGGTGGCCGACATCGCGGTGTGGGCCGTCCCCTTCGGCCTGGTCGGCGGGCGCCTCTACCACGTGATCACGGACTATCAGCTGTACTTCAGCGAGGGCCGTGACTGGGTGGACGCCTTCAAGATCTGGGAGGGCGGCCTCGGCATCTGGGGCGCCATCGCCTTCGGCGGTCTGGGCGCCTGGATCGGCTGCCGGCGCCGGGGCATCCCGATGCCCGCATACGCCGACGCCGTCGCCCCCGGTATTGCCCTTGCCCAGGCCATCGGCCGCTGGGGCAACTGGTTCAACCAGGAGCTGTACGGCAAGGCCACGGATCTGCCCTGGGCCGTGGAGATCACGTCCTCCTCGGACGGCCGGGTGCCGGGGACGTACCACCCGACCTTCCTGTACGAGTCGCTGTGGTGCATCGGCGTCGCGCTGCTCGTCATCTGGGCCGACCGCCGGTTCACGCTGGGACACGGGCGTGCGTTCGCGCTGTATGTCGCGGCGTACTGCGTGGGCCGGTTCTGGATCGAGTACATGCGCGTCGACGAGGCCCACGAAATCCTGGGCCTGCGGCTGAACAACTGGACCGCGCTGCTTGTGTTCCTGCTGGCGGTGCTCTACTTCGTGCTCTCCGCGAAGAAGCGGCCCGGGCGGGAAGCCGTCGTGGAGCCGGGGGCGGTGGACTCCTCCGCTTCGGCTGACGCCGACGAGGAGTCCTCGGAGGAGAAGGCCGAGGCCGAGTCCTCCGACGCCGAGTCCGAGTCCTCCTCCGACGTGAAGGACGACGCCACCGACGGGGCCGGGTCGGCGAAGAAGAGCTGA
- a CDS encoding DsbA family protein: MSEKNREGKRTARERMAAERDKQKAAEKRRRTLIVGASVVCVLALAAVIGVIAANAGKDDDGDSAGPVVAPSGAQGEDGLAIPVGKDNAPSTLVVWEDFRCPACKSFEDTYRSTIHELTDAGQLRVEYHLATIIDGNLGGSGSGNAANAAACAQGAGKFVDYHDVLYQNQPAETDDAFSENAKLFELAAKVDGLDSPAFRTCVEDGTHDSWVEKSNDAFRSGGFTGTPTVLLDGKNIYQDQSMTPEKLKQQVQEAAKG; this comes from the coding sequence GTGAGCGAGAAGAACCGTGAGGGAAAGCGCACCGCCCGGGAGCGGATGGCGGCAGAGCGAGACAAGCAGAAGGCCGCGGAGAAGCGAAGGCGCACGCTGATCGTCGGCGCGAGCGTCGTCTGCGTGCTGGCGCTCGCGGCGGTGATCGGCGTGATCGCCGCCAATGCAGGCAAGGACGACGACGGCGACTCCGCAGGGCCCGTCGTCGCGCCCTCGGGCGCCCAGGGCGAGGACGGCCTGGCGATCCCGGTCGGCAAGGACAACGCCCCGTCGACCCTGGTCGTCTGGGAGGACTTCCGCTGCCCGGCCTGTAAGTCCTTCGAGGACACCTACCGCTCGACGATCCACGAACTGACCGACGCGGGCCAGCTCAGAGTGGAGTACCACCTCGCGACGATCATCGACGGCAATCTGGGCGGCAGCGGCTCCGGTAACGCCGCCAACGCCGCGGCCTGCGCCCAGGGCGCCGGGAAGTTCGTCGACTACCACGACGTGCTCTACCAGAACCAGCCGGCCGAGACCGACGACGCCTTCTCCGAGAATGCCAAGCTGTTCGAGCTGGCGGCCAAGGTCGACGGCCTGGACTCGCCCGCGTTCCGCACCTGTGTGGAGGACGGCACCCACGACAGCTGGGTCGAGAAGTCGAACGACGCCTTCCGCAGCGGCGGCTTCACCGGCACGCCGACCGTCCTGCTCGACGGCAAGAACATCTACCAGGACCAGTCGATGACGCCCGAGAAGCTGAAGCAGCAGGTGCAGGAGGCGGCCAAGGGATGA
- the trpA gene encoding tryptophan synthase subunit alpha, which produces MSGNIQLLSDTLAAAKAEGRSALIAYLPAGFPTVDGGIEAIKAAFDGGADVVEVGLPHSDPVLDGPVIQTADDIALRGGVRIADVMRTVRETFEATGKPVLVMTYWNPIDRYGVERFTAELAEAGGAGCILPDLPVQESALWREHAEKHGLATVFVVAPSSKDERLAQITAAGSGFVYAASLMGVTGTRESVGAQAQDLVERTRGTGTELPVCVGLGVSNAAQAAEVAGFADGVIVGSAFVKRMLDAPDHAAGIEGVRALAGDLAKGVRGQA; this is translated from the coding sequence GTGAGCGGGAACATTCAGCTGCTGTCCGACACCCTCGCCGCCGCCAAGGCGGAGGGGCGCTCGGCGCTCATCGCCTACCTCCCGGCCGGATTCCCGACCGTGGACGGCGGTATCGAGGCGATCAAGGCCGCCTTCGACGGCGGCGCGGATGTCGTGGAGGTCGGTCTGCCGCACAGCGACCCGGTCCTCGACGGTCCTGTCATCCAGACCGCCGACGACATCGCCCTGCGCGGCGGGGTCAGGATCGCGGACGTCATGCGTACGGTCCGCGAGACCTTCGAGGCGACCGGGAAGCCGGTGCTCGTGATGACGTACTGGAATCCGATCGACCGCTACGGCGTCGAGCGGTTCACCGCCGAGCTCGCGGAGGCGGGCGGCGCCGGGTGCATCCTGCCCGACCTGCCGGTGCAGGAGTCGGCGCTGTGGAGGGAGCACGCCGAGAAGCACGGGCTCGCGACCGTGTTCGTCGTGGCGCCGAGCAGCAAGGACGAGCGGCTCGCGCAGATCACCGCGGCGGGCAGCGGCTTCGTCTACGCCGCCTCGCTGATGGGCGTCACCGGTACCCGCGAGTCGGTCGGCGCGCAGGCGCAGGACCTGGTCGAGCGGACCCGGGGCACCGGCACCGAGCTGCCGGTCTGCGTCGGGCTCGGCGTCTCCAACGCCGCGCAGGCGGCCGAGGTGGCCGGATTCGCCGACGGGGTGATCGTCGGCTCGGCCTTCGTGAAGCGGATGCTGGACGCCCCGGACCACGCGGCCGGCATCGAGGGCGTCCGGGCGCTCGCCGGTGACCTGGCGAAGGGCGTGCGCGGACAGGCGTAG
- the trpB gene encoding tryptophan synthase subunit beta, with protein sequence MPSEFFIPDPQGQVPSTEGYFGAFGGKFIPEALVAAVDEVAVEYDKAKHDPEFARELDDLLVNYTGRPSALTEIPRFAEHAGGARIFLKREDLNHTGSHKINNVLGQALLTKRMGKTRVIAETGAGQHGVATATACALFGLDCTIYMGEIDTQRQALNVARMRMLGAEVIAVKSGSRTLKDAINEAFRDWVANVDHTHYLFGTVAGPHPFPAMVRDFHRVIGVETRRQLLERAGRLPDAAIACVGGGSNAIGLFHAFIPDTDVRLIGCEPAGHGVETGEHAATLTAGEPGILHGSRSYVLQDDEGQITEPYSISAGLDYPGIGPEHSYLKDSGRAEYRAVTDDAAMQALRLLSRTEGIIPAIESAHALAGALEVGRELGKDGLIVVNLSGRGDKDMDTAARYFGLYDTDAEVAANAADTAEIEGDAK encoded by the coding sequence ATGCCCAGCGAGTTCTTCATCCCTGACCCCCAGGGTCAAGTACCCAGCACCGAAGGCTACTTCGGCGCATTCGGCGGCAAGTTCATCCCGGAGGCCCTCGTCGCCGCCGTGGACGAGGTCGCCGTCGAGTACGACAAGGCCAAGCACGACCCCGAGTTCGCCCGCGAACTGGACGACCTGCTCGTCAACTACACGGGCCGCCCGTCGGCGCTCACCGAGATCCCCCGCTTCGCGGAACACGCGGGCGGCGCAAGGATCTTCCTCAAGCGCGAAGACCTCAACCACACCGGCTCGCACAAGATCAACAACGTGCTCGGCCAGGCCCTGCTCACCAAGCGCATGGGCAAGACCCGCGTCATCGCCGAGACCGGCGCCGGCCAGCACGGCGTCGCGACGGCGACGGCCTGCGCGCTGTTCGGCCTCGACTGCACGATCTACATGGGCGAGATCGACACCCAGCGCCAGGCGCTCAACGTGGCCCGGATGCGCATGCTCGGCGCCGAGGTCATCGCCGTGAAGTCCGGCAGCCGCACGCTGAAGGACGCCATCAACGAGGCCTTCCGCGACTGGGTCGCCAACGTCGACCACACCCACTACCTCTTCGGTACGGTCGCCGGCCCGCACCCGTTCCCCGCCATGGTCCGCGACTTCCACCGCGTCATCGGCGTGGAGACCCGCCGCCAGCTCCTGGAGCGCGCCGGACGGCTTCCCGACGCCGCCATCGCCTGCGTCGGCGGCGGCTCCAACGCCATCGGCCTCTTCCACGCCTTCATCCCCGACACGGACGTACGCCTCATCGGCTGCGAGCCCGCCGGGCACGGCGTCGAGACCGGCGAGCACGCGGCCACGCTGACCGCGGGTGAGCCGGGCATCCTGCACGGTTCGCGGTCGTACGTCCTCCAGGACGACGAGGGTCAGATCACCGAGCCGTACTCGATCTCGGCCGGTCTGGACTACCCGGGCATCGGGCCCGAGCACTCCTACCTCAAGGACAGCGGCCGCGCCGAGTACCGCGCGGTCACCGACGACGCCGCCATGCAGGCGCTGCGTCTGCTGTCGCGGACCGAGGGCATCATCCCGGCCATCGAGAGCGCCCACGCGCTGGCCGGTGCCCTGGAGGTCGGCCGTGAGCTGGGCAAGGACGGGCTGATCGTGGTCAACCTGTCCGGCCGTGGCGACAAGGACATGGACACGGCCGCCCGCTACTTCGGCCTGTACGACACCGACGCCGAGGTCGCGGCGAACGCCGCCGACACCGCCGAGATCGAGGGGGACGCCAAGTGA
- the trpM gene encoding tryptophan biosynthesis modulator TrpM: MTLTTTTTDRYARLARGCRPRGCRAPARRVHGRRVRYVIGDEPGQVNGRRWQRPDRGAGLC, translated from the coding sequence ATGACTCTCACGACGACAACCACGGACAGGTACGCCCGCCTCGCGCGCGGCTGCCGCCCCCGTGGTTGCCGCGCGCCCGCACGCAGGGTGCACGGCCGTCGCGTGCGGTACGTCATCGGAGACGAACCCGGGCAGGTGAACGGCCGTCGATGGCAGCGCCCCGATAGGGGCGCGGGGCTCTGTTGA
- the trpC gene encoding indole-3-glycerol phosphate synthase TrpC, whose product MSVLDEIIDGVRADLAERQARVSLDELKERAAKAPAAKDGVAALKGEGVKVICEVKRSSPSKGALAAIADPAGLAADYEAGGAAVISVLTEQRRFGGSLADLEAVRARVDIPVLRKDFIVTSYQLWEARAYGADLALLIVAALDQSALESLIERAVSIGLTPLVEVHDEDEVERAVDAGAKIIGVNARNLKTLEVDRGTFERIAPEIPSGLVKIAESGVRGPHDLIAYANAGADAVLVGESLVTGRDPKSAVADLVAAGEHPALRHGRS is encoded by the coding sequence GTGAGTGTGCTCGACGAGATCATCGACGGAGTCCGTGCCGACCTCGCGGAGCGGCAGGCGCGCGTCAGCCTCGACGAGCTCAAGGAGCGCGCGGCGAAGGCTCCCGCGGCCAAGGACGGGGTCGCCGCGCTCAAGGGCGAAGGCGTCAAGGTGATCTGCGAGGTCAAGCGCTCCAGCCCCTCCAAGGGCGCGCTGGCCGCGATCGCCGACCCGGCCGGACTCGCCGCGGACTACGAGGCGGGCGGCGCGGCCGTCATCTCCGTGCTGACCGAGCAGCGGCGCTTCGGCGGCTCACTGGCCGACCTGGAGGCCGTCCGCGCACGCGTGGACATCCCGGTCCTCCGCAAGGACTTCATCGTCACGTCGTACCAGCTGTGGGAGGCCCGCGCGTACGGCGCCGACCTCGCGCTGCTGATCGTCGCGGCCCTCGACCAGTCGGCCCTGGAGTCGCTGATCGAGCGCGCGGTGTCCATCGGCCTGACCCCGCTGGTCGAGGTGCACGACGAGGACGAGGTCGAACGCGCCGTGGACGCGGGCGCCAAGATCATCGGCGTCAACGCGCGCAACCTCAAGACCCTCGAGGTCGACCGCGGGACGTTCGAGCGCATCGCGCCCGAGATCCCGTCCGGCCTCGTAAAGATCGCCGAGTCCGGCGTCCGTGGCCCGCACGACCTCATCGCCTACGCCAACGCCGGCGCCGACGCGGTCCTGGTCGGCGAGTCCCTGGTCACCGGCCGCGACCCCAAGTCGGCGGTGGCCGACCTGGTGGCAGCGGGCGAGCACCCGGCATTGCGGCACGGGCGCAGCTGA
- a CDS encoding DUF2752 domain-containing protein: MRGVNADSRRVTHQSTAARLAVPAGVLAAVVGAFVYVGTVDPHEPGHYPACPLLQLTGLYCPGCGGLRSAHAFVHGDLAAALQNNAVAVLGYLAFAVLWTVWVVRAARGRPLRLDPGPVGLWTAGALLLVFTVVRNLPFGGWLHP, encoded by the coding sequence ATGCGAGGCGTGAACGCCGACAGCCGGAGGGTGACGCACCAGAGCACCGCAGCGCGGCTCGCCGTACCCGCCGGGGTGCTCGCGGCCGTCGTAGGGGCTTTCGTCTACGTCGGCACAGTCGACCCCCACGAGCCCGGTCACTACCCGGCCTGCCCCCTGCTCCAGCTGACCGGCCTGTACTGCCCCGGCTGCGGCGGACTGCGCAGCGCCCACGCCTTCGTGCACGGGGACCTCGCGGCGGCGCTCCAGAACAACGCGGTGGCCGTGCTGGGCTATCTGGCCTTCGCCGTGCTGTGGACCGTCTGGGTGGTCCGCGCGGCGCGCGGGCGACCGCTGCGCCTCGATCCCGGCCCCGTCGGGCTGTGGACGGCGGGCGCGTTGCTGCTGGTCTTCACGGTTGTCCGGAACCTGCCCTTCGGTGGCTGGCTGCATCCTTGA
- a CDS encoding HGxxPAAW family protein codes for MAGSSHGHTPAAWTGVTIAFIGFCVAGAFMVLANPAGFWAGMGVVVLGGIVGWIMKIMGLGMPKEEGKPHFEKRGEPAGVEG; via the coding sequence ATGGCGGGCAGCAGCCACGGTCACACCCCGGCCGCCTGGACCGGTGTCACAATCGCCTTCATCGGTTTCTGCGTCGCGGGCGCCTTCATGGTGCTGGCCAACCCGGCGGGCTTCTGGGCCGGCATGGGCGTCGTGGTCCTCGGTGGCATCGTCGGCTGGATCATGAAGATCATGGGCCTCGGCATGCCGAAGGAGGAGGGCAAGCCGCACTTCGAGAAGCGTGGCGAGCCTGCCGGCGTCGAGGGCTGA
- a CDS encoding TIGR02234 family membrane protein: MEYVTAVPHPRSEAPGSARAGRLSLAVALLSGALGAAVALLATRQRWSEGTATVAGGDFPLTASGSDVTGVPASLAIVGLAALVAVFAVRKLGRVFVAGLLALSGAGTVAASLIGAGDSSALDEKAAQATGDTAAAVASLSHTAWPYVAAAGGVLMLIAGLLALRYASVWPAMSSRYERSGAPRPRKAPVVDPDRPEDLWKALDRGEDPTGA, encoded by the coding sequence GTGGAGTACGTGACTGCTGTTCCTCACCCCCGTTCCGAAGCCCCAGGGTCCGCCCGGGCCGGCCGCCTCAGCCTCGCCGTGGCCCTGCTGTCCGGCGCGCTCGGCGCGGCCGTGGCGCTGCTGGCCACCCGTCAGCGGTGGTCGGAGGGCACCGCGACCGTGGCGGGCGGCGACTTCCCCCTCACCGCGAGCGGAAGTGACGTCACGGGCGTGCCCGCGTCGCTCGCCATAGTGGGCCTCGCCGCGCTGGTCGCCGTCTTCGCCGTCCGCAAACTTGGTCGCGTGTTCGTCGCGGGGCTGCTCGCGCTGTCGGGCGCCGGGACGGTTGCCGCGTCGCTGATCGGCGCGGGTGACAGTTCCGCGCTGGACGAGAAGGCGGCGCAGGCCACGGGGGACACTGCTGCGGCGGTGGCTTCCCTCAGCCATACCGCGTGGCCGTATGTCGCGGCTGCCGGTGGGGTGCTGATGCTGATCGCCGGGTTGCTGGCGCTGCGGTACGCGTCGGTGTGGCCGGCGATGTCGAGCCGGTACGAGCGTTCGGGAGCGCCCCGGCCTCGTAAGGCTCCGGTGGTCGATCCTGACCGGCCCGAGGACCTGTGGAAGGCGCTGGACCGGGGTGAGGACCCCACAGGGGCGTGA
- a CDS encoding anthranilate synthase component I: protein MDLETFRKLATDRRVIPVTRKLLADGDTPVALYRKLAAERPGTFLLESAENGRSWSRYSFVGVRSAATLTARDGQAHWLGAPPVGVPTDGDPLAALRATIEALHTPHQEGMPPFTGGMVGYLGYDIVRRLEKIGPGERDDLKLPELTMLLTSDLAVMDHWEGSVLLIANAINHNDLDTGVDEAYADAVARLDAMEADLSRAVAQPPAVLPPSELPEYTALWGGEDFQAAVEDIKERIRAGEAFQVVPSQRFETPCTASALDVYRVLRATNPSPYMYLFRFDGFDVVGSSPEALVKVEDGRAMVHPIAGTRWRGATPQEDQALADDLLADPKERAEHLMLVDLGRNDLGRVCEPGSVEVVDFMSIERYSHVMHIVSTVTGKVAEGRTAFDVLTACFPAGTLSGAPKPRAMQIIDELEPSRRGLYGGCVGYLDFAGDSDTAIAIRTALLRDGTAYVQAGAGIVADSDPVAEDTECRNKAAAVLRAVHTANRLKK, encoded by the coding sequence ATGGACCTCGAGACCTTCCGCAAGCTCGCCACCGACCGGCGCGTCATCCCGGTCACGCGCAAGCTCCTCGCCGACGGCGACACCCCGGTCGCGCTCTACCGCAAGCTTGCCGCCGAGCGCCCCGGCACCTTCCTGCTGGAGTCCGCGGAGAACGGCCGCTCCTGGTCCCGGTACTCCTTCGTGGGCGTCCGCTCGGCGGCGACGTTGACGGCGCGCGACGGCCAGGCGCACTGGCTCGGCGCCCCGCCCGTCGGCGTCCCCACCGACGGCGACCCGCTCGCCGCCCTGCGCGCCACCATCGAGGCCCTGCACACCCCCCACCAGGAGGGCATGCCGCCCTTCACCGGCGGCATGGTCGGCTACCTCGGCTACGACATCGTGCGCCGCCTGGAGAAGATCGGCCCCGGTGAGCGCGACGACCTGAAGCTCCCCGAGCTGACCATGCTCCTGACCAGCGACCTCGCGGTCATGGACCACTGGGAGGGCTCGGTCCTGCTGATCGCCAACGCGATCAACCACAACGACCTCGACACCGGCGTCGACGAGGCCTACGCGGACGCGGTCGCCCGCCTGGACGCCATGGAGGCCGACCTCTCCCGCGCGGTCGCCCAGCCCCCGGCCGTCCTCCCGCCCTCCGAACTGCCCGAGTACACCGCCCTGTGGGGCGGCGAGGACTTCCAGGCGGCCGTCGAGGACATCAAGGAGCGCATCCGGGCCGGCGAGGCCTTCCAGGTCGTCCCCTCCCAGCGCTTCGAAACGCCGTGCACGGCAAGCGCGTTGGACGTCTACCGGGTCCTGCGGGCGACCAACCCGTCGCCGTACATGTACCTCTTCCGCTTCGACGGCTTCGACGTCGTCGGCTCCTCCCCGGAGGCGCTGGTGAAGGTCGAGGACGGACGGGCCATGGTCCACCCGATCGCCGGCACCCGGTGGCGCGGGGCCACCCCGCAGGAGGACCAGGCCCTCGCCGACGACCTGCTCGCCGACCCCAAGGAGCGCGCCGAGCACCTCATGCTCGTCGACCTCGGCCGCAACGACCTCGGCCGGGTCTGCGAGCCGGGCTCCGTGGAGGTCGTCGACTTCATGTCCATCGAGCGCTACTCGCATGTGATGCACATCGTCTCCACGGTGACCGGCAAGGTCGCCGAGGGCCGCACCGCCTTCGACGTCCTGACGGCCTGCTTCCCGGCAGGCACCCTCTCCGGCGCCCCGAAGCCCCGCGCGATGCAGATCATCGACGAACTCGAGCCGTCCCGGCGCGGGTTGTACGGCGGCTGCGTCGGCTACCTCGACTTCGCGGGCGACTCCGACACCGCCATCGCCATCCGTACGGCGCTGCTGCGCGACGGCACCGCCTACGTCCAGGCGGGCGCCGGAATCGTCGCCGACTCCGACCCGGTCGCGGAGGACACGGAGTGCCGCAACAAGGCGGCGGCGGTCCTGCGCGCGGTGCACACGGCGAACCGTCTGAAGAAATAG
- the hisI gene encoding phosphoribosyl-AMP cyclohydrolase, giving the protein MTTSTPRQPSQLDPEIAARLKRSADGLLPAIAQQYDTGEVLMLGWMDDEALHRTLTTGRCTYWSRSRQEYWVKGDTSGHFQWVKSVALDCDADTVLVQVDQVGAACHTGARTCFDTDVLLKDSGVPAGDQ; this is encoded by the coding sequence ATGACCACCAGCACGCCCCGTCAGCCCAGCCAGTTGGACCCCGAGATCGCCGCGCGCCTCAAGCGCAGCGCCGACGGGCTCCTCCCCGCCATCGCCCAGCAGTACGACACCGGTGAGGTGCTCATGCTCGGCTGGATGGACGACGAGGCGCTGCATCGCACCCTGACCACAGGCCGCTGCACTTACTGGTCGCGCAGCCGCCAGGAGTACTGGGTCAAGGGCGACACCTCCGGCCACTTCCAATGGGTCAAGTCCGTCGCCCTCGACTGCGACGCCGACACCGTCCTCGTCCAGGTCGACCAGGTCGGCGCCGCCTGCCACACCGGCGCCCGCACCTGCTTCGACACCGACGTCCTGCTCAAGGATTCCGGCGTACCCGCCGGAGATCAGTAA